One Janthinobacterium sp. TB1-E2 genomic region harbors:
- a CDS encoding aldehyde dehydrogenase (NADP(+)), with amino-acid sequence MSFNITGDALIGGVAVKGNGGSFEAWDPAARAHIAPAFHMVDAAQIDAACRLAQAAFDPFRATSDAERADFLDTIAAQILELGDDLIVRAMTESGLPRARLEGERGRTVGQLKLFAGLLREGSWTDARIDSPLPDRVPPRPDLRLRMIGLGPVAVFAASNFPLAFSVAGGDTASALAAGCPVVLKAHSAHPGTSELVARAIVNAIAICKLPAGVFALLTGTGNGIGQTLVAHPAIQAVGFTGSRSGGIALMKVAAERAQPIPVYAEMSSINPVFVLPQALAARGAAIASGFAASLTMGVGQFCTNPGLVLGLEGPDFTAFAAAAAEALAPAPAATMLTAGIASSYAKGVAALAQHADVTPLVQNTGDEGKGAAALFVTSGEAFLAKHDLRDEVFGPASLLVACRDIEQLLAITESLEGQLTATLQIDAGDVDDARRLLPVLERRVGRILANGFPTGVEVSTAMVHGGPFPATSDGRSTSVGTAAINRFLRPVSYQNLPQDLLPESLRDDNPLGIWRRHDGVLGKL; translated from the coding sequence ATGAGTTTCAATATCACCGGTGATGCATTGATTGGCGGCGTCGCCGTCAAGGGTAACGGCGGCTCTTTCGAAGCGTGGGACCCGGCCGCGCGCGCGCACATCGCGCCTGCTTTCCACATGGTCGACGCCGCGCAAATCGACGCGGCGTGCCGTCTGGCCCAAGCCGCGTTCGATCCGTTCCGCGCCACCAGCGATGCGGAACGCGCCGATTTTCTCGACACCATCGCCGCGCAAATCCTCGAGCTGGGCGACGACCTGATCGTGCGCGCCATGACGGAAAGCGGCTTGCCGCGCGCGCGCCTGGAAGGCGAACGTGGCCGCACGGTGGGTCAGCTGAAATTGTTCGCCGGCTTGCTGCGCGAGGGTTCATGGACCGATGCACGCATCGACAGCCCGCTGCCTGACCGCGTGCCGCCGCGTCCTGACTTGCGTTTGCGCATGATCGGCCTGGGCCCCGTCGCCGTGTTCGCGGCCAGTAACTTCCCGCTGGCCTTCTCGGTGGCTGGCGGCGATACGGCCTCGGCCCTGGCTGCCGGCTGCCCCGTCGTCCTGAAAGCCCACTCGGCCCATCCGGGCACGTCGGAGCTGGTGGCGCGCGCGATCGTGAACGCGATTGCCATCTGCAAGCTGCCAGCCGGCGTGTTCGCCTTGCTGACGGGCACGGGCAATGGCATCGGCCAGACCCTGGTGGCCCATCCTGCCATCCAGGCTGTCGGCTTTACGGGTTCGCGTTCGGGCGGCATCGCCCTGATGAAGGTGGCGGCCGAACGTGCGCAACCGATACCCGTATATGCTGAAATGAGCAGCATCAACCCTGTCTTCGTGTTGCCGCAAGCGCTGGCAGCCCGTGGCGCGGCGATCGCCAGCGGCTTTGCTGCCTCGCTGACCATGGGCGTGGGCCAGTTCTGCACCAATCCCGGCCTCGTGCTGGGCCTGGAAGGCCCTGACTTTACGGCGTTTGCCGCCGCTGCCGCCGAAGCGCTGGCGCCGGCGCCTGCCGCCACCATGTTGACGGCTGGCATCGCCAGCAGCTATGCCAAGGGCGTCGCCGCCCTGGCGCAGCATGCCGACGTGACGCCGCTGGTGCAAAACACGGGCGACGAAGGCAAGGGCGCCGCCGCCCTGTTCGTCACTTCGGGCGAAGCGTTTTTGGCCAAGCATGACTTGCGCGACGAAGTCTTCGGTCCCGCTTCCCTGCTGGTCGCTTGCCGCGACATCGAGCAATTGCTGGCGATTACGGAAAGCCTGGAAGGCCAGCTGACGGCCACCCTGCAAATCGATGCCGGCGACGTGGACGATGCGCGCCGTCTGCTGCCCGTGCTGGAACGCCGCGTGGGCCGCATCCTGGCCAACGGTTTCCCGACGGGCGTGGAAGTGTCGACGGCCATGGTGCACGGCGGCCCGTTCCCGGCCACGTCGGATGGCCGCAGCACCTCGGTCGGTACGGCAGCCATCAACCGCTTCCTGCGTCCCGTGTCCTACCAGAACCTGCCGCAAGACTTGCTGCCGGAGTCGCTGCGCGACGATAATCCGCTGGGGATCTGGCGTCGTCACGATGGCGTGCTGGGCAAACTTTAA
- a CDS encoding IlvD/Edd family dehydratase translates to MSETKKKVALRSAEWFGSQDKNGFMYRSWMKNQGIPDHEFHGKPIIGICNTWSELTPCNAHFRQLAEHVKRGILEAGGFPVEFPVFSNGESNLRPTAMLTRNLASMDVEESIRGNPMDAVVLLVGCDKTTPALLMGAASVDIPTIVVSGGPMLNGKLNGKDIGSGTAVWQLHEQMKAGSITLHQFMSAESGMSRSAGTCNTMGTASTMASMAEALGTSLPHNAAIPAVDSRRYVLAHMSGIRIVEMVHEDLRLSKVLTREAFENAIKVNAAIGGSTNAVIHLKAIAGRIGVPLELEDWTKVGRGTPTIVDLLPSGRFLMEEFYYAGGLPAVIRRLGEGDLLPHKNALTVNGKSLWDNCVEAPIYNDEVVRTLDNPLLADGGICVLRGNLAPRGAVLKPSAASPHLMQHRGKAVVFEDFEHYKARIVDPDLDVDANSVLVMKNCGPKGYPGMAEVGNMGLPPKLLAQGITDMVRISDARMSGTAYGTVVLHVAPEAMAGGPLGIVRDGDMIALDCHNGSLNIDISDAEIAERLAARELGSAPGPKSGYQQLYIEHVLQADEGCDFDFLVGNRGSAVPRHSH, encoded by the coding sequence ATGTCTGAGACAAAAAAGAAGGTTGCCCTGCGCTCTGCCGAGTGGTTCGGCTCGCAGGACAAGAACGGCTTCATGTACCGCAGCTGGATGAAAAACCAGGGCATACCTGACCACGAGTTTCACGGCAAGCCCATCATCGGCATCTGCAATACCTGGTCCGAACTGACCCCTTGCAACGCGCATTTCCGCCAATTGGCCGAGCACGTCAAGCGCGGCATCCTGGAAGCGGGCGGTTTCCCAGTGGAATTCCCTGTCTTCTCGAATGGCGAATCGAATTTGCGCCCGACGGCCATGCTGACGCGCAACCTGGCGTCGATGGACGTGGAAGAATCGATCCGCGGCAATCCGATGGACGCCGTCGTGCTGCTGGTCGGCTGCGACAAGACGACGCCGGCGCTGCTGATGGGTGCGGCCAGCGTCGACATTCCGACCATCGTCGTCAGCGGCGGCCCCATGCTGAACGGCAAACTCAATGGCAAGGACATCGGTTCCGGCACGGCCGTATGGCAGTTGCACGAGCAGATGAAGGCGGGATCGATCACCTTGCACCAGTTCATGTCGGCCGAATCGGGCATGTCGCGCTCGGCCGGTACCTGCAACACCATGGGCACGGCTTCGACGATGGCCAGCATGGCGGAAGCGCTGGGCACGTCCCTGCCGCACAACGCCGCAATCCCCGCCGTCGATTCGCGCCGCTACGTGCTGGCCCACATGTCGGGCATCCGCATCGTCGAAATGGTGCACGAAGACCTGCGCCTGTCGAAAGTGCTGACGCGCGAAGCGTTTGAAAACGCCATCAAGGTCAACGCCGCCATCGGTGGCTCGACCAATGCCGTGATCCACCTGAAAGCGATTGCCGGCCGCATCGGCGTGCCTTTGGAGCTGGAAGACTGGACCAAGGTAGGCCGCGGCACGCCGACCATCGTCGACTTGCTGCCGTCGGGTCGTTTCCTGATGGAAGAGTTTTATTATGCGGGCGGCTTGCCGGCCGTCATCCGCCGCCTGGGCGAGGGCGATCTGCTGCCGCACAAGAATGCGCTGACCGTCAACGGCAAGTCGCTGTGGGACAACTGCGTTGAAGCGCCGATCTACAACGATGAAGTGGTGCGCACCTTGGACAACCCATTGCTGGCCGATGGCGGCATTTGCGTGTTGCGCGGCAATCTGGCGCCACGCGGCGCCGTGTTGAAACCGTCGGCCGCTTCGCCACACCTGATGCAGCACCGCGGCAAGGCCGTCGTGTTCGAGGACTTTGAACATTACAAGGCCCGCATCGTTGATCCGGATCTGGATGTGGACGCGAACTCCGTGCTGGTCATGAAGAACTGCGGCCCGAAAGGCTATCCTGGCATGGCGGAAGTGGGCAACATGGGCTTGCCGCCGAAACTGCTGGCGCAAGGCATCACCGACATGGTGCGTATCTCGGATGCGCGCATGAGCGGCACAGCCTACGGTACCGTCGTCCTGCACGTGGCGCCGGAAGCGATGGCCGGCGGCCCGCTGGGCATCGTGCGCGACGGCGACATGATCGCCCTCGACTGCCACAACGGCAGCCTGAACATCGACATCAGCGATGCGGAAATCGCCGAGCGCCTGGCGGCCCGCGAACTGGGCAGCGCTCCCGGACCGAAGAGCGGCTACCAGCAGCTGTACATCGAACACGTGTTGCAGGCCGATGAAGGCTGCGATTTCGACTTCCTGGTCGGCAATCGCGGTTCCGCCGTGCCACGTCACTCACACTAA
- the araD1 gene encoding AraD1 family protein: protein MLLLQFTNEHGGRLVGLLQDDAIRVIEGYNTTYALAQDAIRKKVSLADLVNATVGNTTHSYADVAAAGRVLAPLDHADEAHCYVTGTGLTHLGSAGARDAMHKKIGGDAESLSDSMKMFRLGVEGGKPADGTAGAQPEWFYKGDGSIVRAGGQPLRMPDFALDGGEEPEIAGLYVIGDDGQPYRVGYAIGNEFSDHVTERQNYLYLAHSKLRACSVGPALLVGELPAHIAGTSRVLDAAGNVRWEKAFVSGEENMSHTIANLEHHHFKYPLFKRPGDVHVHFFGTATLSFADGVSVAPGETFEIEAPAFGPALRNRLDVFPTEFAKVSTL from the coding sequence ATGCTGTTGCTGCAATTTACGAATGAACACGGCGGGCGCCTCGTCGGCCTGCTGCAAGACGACGCCATCCGCGTCATCGAAGGCTACAACACGACGTATGCGCTGGCGCAAGACGCCATCCGCAAAAAGGTGAGCCTGGCGGATCTGGTCAACGCCACGGTCGGCAACACCACGCATTCCTATGCGGACGTGGCCGCTGCCGGACGTGTGCTGGCGCCGCTCGACCACGCCGATGAAGCGCACTGCTACGTGACGGGCACGGGTCTGACCCACCTGGGCAGCGCCGGCGCGCGCGACGCCATGCACAAGAAGATCGGCGGCGACGCGGAATCCTTGAGCGACTCGATGAAAATGTTCCGCCTGGGCGTGGAAGGCGGCAAGCCGGCTGACGGCACGGCCGGCGCCCAGCCCGAATGGTTCTATAAAGGCGACGGCTCCATCGTGCGCGCCGGCGGCCAGCCGCTGCGCATGCCGGACTTTGCCCTCGATGGCGGCGAAGAGCCGGAAATCGCCGGCCTGTACGTGATCGGCGACGACGGCCAGCCCTACCGGGTCGGCTACGCCATCGGCAATGAATTCTCGGACCACGTGACGGAGCGCCAGAACTATCTGTACCTGGCCCACTCGAAGTTGCGAGCCTGCAGCGTGGGCCCGGCCCTGCTGGTGGGCGAATTGCCCGCGCATATCGCCGGTACTTCGCGTGTGCTTGATGCGGCTGGCAATGTACGCTGGGAAAAAGCGTTCGTCAGCGGCGAAGAGAATATGTCGCACACGATCGCCAACCTGGAACACCATCACTTCAAGTACCCGCTGTTCAAGCGCCCTGGCGACGTGCACGTACACTTCTTTGGCACGGCAACGTTAAGCTTTGCCGATGGCGTGAGCGTGGCGCCTGGCGAAACCTTTGAAATCGAAGCGCCGGCCTTTGGCCCTGCCTTGCGCAACCGCCTCGATGTCTTCCCAACCGAATTTGCGAAAGTGAGCACATTATGA